Proteins encoded in a region of the Pieris rapae chromosome 12, ilPieRapa1.1, whole genome shotgun sequence genome:
- the LOC111002342 gene encoding alpha-methylacyl-CoA racemase isoform X1 produces the protein MALRGVKVVEMIGLAPGPVCGTILADFGATVTVIHKLQPTPFDVMCNGKKMLSVNLKSKEGAEVVRKLCSSSDVLIDTYRPGVLEKIGLGPETLMKENKKLIYARLTGYGQDGYYRNNPGHDINYASISGILSMFRRGEQPPVPPMNILADFAGGSFLTALGIVIALYERTKSGKGQVIDASMTEGLAYVGNWLFRARHLPFLDQEPGKNVLDGGISFYRTYKTKDGEFMAVGSLEPQFYMNLLKGLELSEDIYHQLADQDMCNRKFEEVFLTKSQEEWIAIFDQLEACVTPVVNFNEANKNKCNASKNSFYIDHNNLVAPEPAPKLSRTPPNATGKEIPPKHGEHTTEILYGLGYSKSQIDELINKGCVYALKKSNL, from the exons ATGGCTTTACGAGGTGTAAAAGTTGTTGAAATGATTGGGCTTGCACCGGGACCAGTTTGTGGTACTATTTTAGCCGATTTTGGGGCTACAGTCACAGTTATCCATAAA ctaCAGCCTACCCCTTTTGATGTTATGTGTAATGGAAAGAAAATGTTATCTGTCAACTTAAAATCTAAGGAAGGAGCAGAAGTTGTAAGGAAACTATGTTCCTCGTCAGATGTTCTTATTGATACATATCGCCCAGGAGTTTTGGAAAAAATAGGTCTAGGTCCAGAAACTTTaatgaaagaaaacaaaaaattaatatatgctAGGCTAACTGGATATGGTCAAGATGGATATTATCGAAATAACCCAGGACATGATATTAATTATGCATCTATTTCGGGCATACTTTCAATGTTTCGTAGAGGCGAACAACCTCCAGTTCCACCTATGAATATTTTAGCAGATTTTGCAGGTGGAAGTTTTTTAACTGCACTTGGGATAGTAATAGCCCTGTATGAAAGAACTAAATCAGGCAAAGGTCAGGTAATTGATGCAAGTATGACAGAAGGTTTGGCATATGTGGGTAATTGGTTATTCAGAGCAAGACATTTACCTTTCTTGGATCAAGAACCAGGAAAGAATGTTCTTGATGGTGGAATATCATTTTACAGAACATATAAGACTAAAGATGGAGAGTTTATGGCTGTCGGTTCTCTGGAACCTcagttttatatgaatttactCAAAGGCTTGGAACTGTCTGAAGATATTTATCATCAATTGGCTGATCAAGATATGTGTAATAGAAAATTTGAAGAGGTCTTCCTTACAAAGTCACAAGAAGAATGGATTGCAATATTTGATCAACTTGAAGCTTGCGTTACACCTGTTGTGAACTTCAATGAAgctaacaaaaacaaatgtaatgcctcaaaaaattcattttacattGATCACAACAATTTAGTAGCACCAGAGCCAGCTCCTAAATTATCTAGAACACCACCAAATGCTACTGGAAAAGAAATACCACCAAAACATGGGGAACATACAACTGAAATTTTATATGGTCTTGGCTACAGCAAGAGTCAAATAGAtgaattaatcaataaaggaTGTGTTTATGCATTGAAAAAGTCAAATTTATAG
- the LOC111002342 gene encoding alpha-methylacyl-CoA racemase isoform X2: MILLQPTPFDVMCNGKKMLSVNLKSKEGAEVVRKLCSSSDVLIDTYRPGVLEKIGLGPETLMKENKKLIYARLTGYGQDGYYRNNPGHDINYASISGILSMFRRGEQPPVPPMNILADFAGGSFLTALGIVIALYERTKSGKGQVIDASMTEGLAYVGNWLFRARHLPFLDQEPGKNVLDGGISFYRTYKTKDGEFMAVGSLEPQFYMNLLKGLELSEDIYHQLADQDMCNRKFEEVFLTKSQEEWIAIFDQLEACVTPVVNFNEANKNKCNASKNSFYIDHNNLVAPEPAPKLSRTPPNATGKEIPPKHGEHTTEILYGLGYSKSQIDELINKGCVYALKKSNL, encoded by the exons ATGATACTT ctaCAGCCTACCCCTTTTGATGTTATGTGTAATGGAAAGAAAATGTTATCTGTCAACTTAAAATCTAAGGAAGGAGCAGAAGTTGTAAGGAAACTATGTTCCTCGTCAGATGTTCTTATTGATACATATCGCCCAGGAGTTTTGGAAAAAATAGGTCTAGGTCCAGAAACTTTaatgaaagaaaacaaaaaattaatatatgctAGGCTAACTGGATATGGTCAAGATGGATATTATCGAAATAACCCAGGACATGATATTAATTATGCATCTATTTCGGGCATACTTTCAATGTTTCGTAGAGGCGAACAACCTCCAGTTCCACCTATGAATATTTTAGCAGATTTTGCAGGTGGAAGTTTTTTAACTGCACTTGGGATAGTAATAGCCCTGTATGAAAGAACTAAATCAGGCAAAGGTCAGGTAATTGATGCAAGTATGACAGAAGGTTTGGCATATGTGGGTAATTGGTTATTCAGAGCAAGACATTTACCTTTCTTGGATCAAGAACCAGGAAAGAATGTTCTTGATGGTGGAATATCATTTTACAGAACATATAAGACTAAAGATGGAGAGTTTATGGCTGTCGGTTCTCTGGAACCTcagttttatatgaatttactCAAAGGCTTGGAACTGTCTGAAGATATTTATCATCAATTGGCTGATCAAGATATGTGTAATAGAAAATTTGAAGAGGTCTTCCTTACAAAGTCACAAGAAGAATGGATTGCAATATTTGATCAACTTGAAGCTTGCGTTACACCTGTTGTGAACTTCAATGAAgctaacaaaaacaaatgtaatgcctcaaaaaattcattttacattGATCACAACAATTTAGTAGCACCAGAGCCAGCTCCTAAATTATCTAGAACACCACCAAATGCTACTGGAAAAGAAATACCACCAAAACATGGGGAACATACAACTGAAATTTTATATGGTCTTGGCTACAGCAAGAGTCAAATAGAtgaattaatcaataaaggaTGTGTTTATGCATTGAAAAAGTCAAATTTATAG
- the LOC111001686 gene encoding dnaJ homolog shv translates to MLINSAYTCLLFFLSTILLVTAGRDFYQILGVTRSATTNDIKKAYRKLAKALHPDKNQDDPDASQKFQDLGAAYEALSDPEKRELYDRCGEDCLKKDGMMNNNDPFASFFGDFGFHFGGESQHHETPRGADVVMELTVSLEELYNGNFIEITRNKPVIKPASGTRKCNCRQEMVTRNLGPGRFQMMQQTVCDECPNVKLVNEERLLEIEVEVGAPDNHKTKLRGEGEPHMDGEPGDLIIVFHTERHPHFTRKGDDLYTNVTISLQDALTGFTLELKHLDGHKVTISRDKVTWAGARVRKKGEGMPNFENNNLNGNLYVTFDIEFPKQDFTDDEKEALRKILKQSPNNKVYNGL, encoded by the exons ATGCTTATTAATTCTGCGTATACGTGTCTATTGTTCTTCTtatcaacaatattattagtGACAGCCGGTCGTGACTTCTATCAGATACTTGGCGTAACTCGTTCAGCAACAACAAATGATATCAAAAAAGCTTACAGAAAATTAGCAAAAGCCCTGCATCCAGACAAAAATCAGGATGATCCAGATGCATCCCAAAAATTCCAGGACTTGGGCGCAGCTTATGAGGCTTTATCAGACCCAGAGAAGAGAGAACTGTATGACAGGTGTGGAGAAGattgtttaaagaaagatgGTATGATGAACAATAATGATCCTTTTGCGAGTTTCTTTGGTGACTTTGGTTTTCATTTTGGTGGGGAATCGCAGCACCACGAAACACCAAGAGGGGCGGATGTAGTAATGGAATTAACTGTATCCTTAGAGGAACTTTACAATGGCAATTTCATTGAA atCACTCGCAACAAACCAGTTATAAAGCCAGCATCAGGAACAAGAAAGTGTAATTGTAGACAGGAAATGGTTACTAGGAACCTGGGCCCTGGCCGTTTCCAGATGATGCAGCAAACAGTCTGCGATGAATGCCCTAACGTTAAGTTAGTTAATGAAGAAAGACTCCTAGAAATCGAg GTAGAAGTAGGTGCCCCTGATAAccataaaactaaactaagaGGTGAAGGTGAGCCCCACATGGATGGTGAACCCGGAGATCTCATAATTGTGTTCCATACTGAAAGGCATCCACATTTCACAAGGAAAGGAGATGACCTCTATACTAATGTTACAATATCTTTGCAG gaTGCTTTAACAGGCTTCACGCTAGAATTGAAACACCTTGATGGCCACAAAGTGACTATCTCTAGAGATAAAGTGACATGGGCTGGGGCCCGTGTCCGTAAGAAGGGTGAAGGAATGCCCAACTTTGAAAACAATAACTTAAATGGCAATCTTTATGTTACCTTTGATATTGAGTTTCCTAAGCAAGACTTTACTGATGATGAAAAGGAAG CTCTACGGAAAATACTTAAACAATCACCAAATAATAAAGTGTATAATGGACTCtag